One genomic window of Nicotiana sylvestris chromosome 10, ASM39365v2, whole genome shotgun sequence includes the following:
- the LOC138880268 gene encoding uncharacterized protein → MRKSRTKEPSLHLGESYTTLFHRLKQLGMLTPVEPKTPNPPPKNLDHSVSCEYCSGMRGHDTEKCWRLKNVVQELIDNPRIEVQAPEALNINQNPLPAHHEVNMIELLYKGAEPKNPSQTVMMIRSTEAKEKEKAVRAKPTTQPKGLDDKPVVVIGKGSSVVAKKLEPAKLVVPRASFVPVIIMKGSYIEPVVIKPVVQLPVVDSKAVPWKYEKVVVTYKGKEIEEESCEAQGLTRSGRCFAPEELRKAKAIKDNPILVKKAMMEEEAEEFLKKMKAYYYSIIEQLRKTPAQISLLSLLIHSDEHRRDLMKILNEAHVPDKISVNHLETIANKIFEVNRVTFSDDELPMEGTEHNKALYLTVKCEDLVVTRVLIDNGSSANICPLSTLNKLKVDDDRIHKNSICVRGFDGGGTDTVGDIILELTIGPVKCTMKFQVLDVAVSYNLLLGRPWIHAAKAVPSSLHQMVKFEWDRQEIVVHGEDNRSTTSDAVVPFIEIDDDKGPWVYQVFDTVPVDKVPEGKSIPHPRVSAATVMVVSEMLGNGFVPGKGLGAKLQGMVQPVSLPKNLDTFGLGFKPIAADIRRARKLKKKAWVLPKPIPRLSRSFVRPGVKQQLLEKLSCPLIDAEGNLDTVFKRVFVEVNMVEAGGGSRKADMQYIGPYANINNWEATPLPIRRELW, encoded by the coding sequence atgagaaagtCCAGAACAAAAGAACCTTCACTCCATTTGGGAGAATCTTATACCACTCTCTTCCATAggttgaaacagttgggaatgttgacacCAGTCGAGCCCAAAACGCCAAATCCCCCTCCAAAAAACCTAGACCATTCggtcagctgtgagtattgttcagggatgcgggggcacgatactgagaaatgttggagatTGAAGAACGTGGTGCAGGAACTTATTGATAATCCACGTATTGAGGTGCAAGCTCCAGAGGCGCTAAACATTAATCaaaacccgttgccggcacatcATGAGGTCAACATGATTGAACTGCTATATAAGGGAGCGGAGCCTAAAAATCCCTCGCAGACGGTCATGATGATCCGTTCTACTGAAGCCAAGGAGAAAGAAAAAGCAGTTAGGGCAAAGCCAACAACTCAGCCGAAAGGGTTAGATGACAAGCCGGTGGTGGTAATAGGGAAGGGGTCGTCCGTCGTTGCAAAAAAGCTCGAGCCAGCCAAGTTAGTGGTACCAAGGGCATCATTTGTACCCGTGATTATTATGAAAGGGtcctacatagaaccagttgtcataaagccggtagtccaattacccgtggttgacagcaaagccgtaccgtggaaatatgaaaaggtagtggtgacatataAAGGAAAGGagattgaggaagagagttgtgaggcgcagggattAACTcggtcaggacgttgtttcgctcccgaagagttgagaaaagccaAGGCTATTAAAGACAATCCAATACTAGTGAAGAAGGCTATGATGGaggaagaagcggaagagtttctgaaaaagatgaaagcaTATTATTATTCCATTATtgagcaactgagaaaaacaccggctcagatctcgttgttatcattactgatccacTCGGACGAGCATCGCCGAGAtttgatgaagatactgaatgaagctcatgtgcccgacaaaatttctGTCAATCATCTGGAGACaatcgccaacaaaatatttgaggtaaacagggtgaCATTTTCCGacgatgaattgcctatggaaggcacagaacataataaagctctctacttgacggtcaagtgtgaagattTAGTGGTTACTCGGGTGTTGAtcgataatgggtccagtgccaatatctgtcctttatCTACATTAAACAAGTTGAAGGTTGATGATGACAGAATTcataagaatagcatctgcgttcgagggtttgatggtggtggtacggATACAGTGGgcgacatcatacttgaattgacaatCGGCCCGGTTAAGTGCACCATGAAGTTTCAGGTGTTGGACGTGGCGGTGTCTTACAATCTTCttttggggagaccatggatccacgctgctaaagcagtgccttcttcattacatcagatggtcaaattcgagtgggacagacaagagaTCGTGGTACACGGGGAGGACAATAGGAGCACTACAAGTGATGCCGTCGTGCCCTTTATAGAGATTGATGATGATAAGGGGccgtgggtttatcaggtcttcgacacagTCCCAGTGGACAAGGTACcagagggtaaaagcattccacatCCCAGGGtatcagctgcgaccgtcatggtggTTTCAGAGATGTTGGGTAATGGGTTcgtaccaggaaaaggtctgggtgCTAAGCTTCAGGGTAtggttcaacctgtttccttgcccaagaatctggacaccttcgggttagggttcaagcCGATAGCAGCAGATATCAGAAGGGCTCGTAAGTTGAAAAAGAAggcttgggttcttcccaaaccgattccACGCCTGtctaggtccttcgtcaggccgggtgtcAAACAGCAGTTATTGGAAAAGTTATCATGCCCACTGATCGATGCAGAGGGGAACTTGGATACGGTATTCAAGAGGGTATTTGttgaagtgaacatggttgaggcagGGGGAGGGTCACGCAAAGCAGACATGCAATACATCGGACCATATGCtaatatcaacaattgggaagctactcctcttccaattcggagggagttgtggtag